ATTTTGAATGCTTCTATTCTAGGACATGTATAACGCAGTAAGGAATGGAGAATACATACTATTGCAAGATCTACTGGACAAGAAAAACGCCGATATAAACATGCTTTGGGttagcataatttttttaaatcatatttcaatCGTATATCTATTTTTTGGGAAGATAGTATGTGGACTACTTATATAACGTTTTTTGATAAGTGTAAATGACTTGATTTACTTTACCtctaattgaaaatatttctgttaAAACAGTACAGGGAAAACTTGTTAATGGTGGCGATGCGTGCGCAGCAGATGGAGATGGTGGAATTTCTGATTGACAATGGAGTGGATTACAACTATGAAACTACTTTAATAGTaagtacattttctttaatagtAAGTGCATTTACAGTGACGATACATCTCGGCCGGAATACATTCTAAAATTAAGATTACTACGTTAATTTATTGTACTTGGCAAGGTTTTATTTCCATTCTTGTGTTGCGCAGGAAGGAATGTGCATATATCATGCAGTGAACTGTACAAAAGGGCTGTAGTTGACAAACTTTAAAACCCTGTGAAATTAAGCTCTTGAACAAGGATTAAATTGCAGATCAAGGATtcgtaaaataattattaattactatataaatctacactttaacatttttacatatacaataatacatgtagtaagagAGATAAGTCTGAAATTATATTAAACCTCGCATTAAACTTATCTTTTTATTATCATGGAGTCTATGTGATTTATTTAGGCcaaatccttttttaaaaatatctccataaattattattaatgacaTAGCTtgacataaatttaaaataggttttccaattgaagtttttttttcgaataagttgttttttaatcagaatttattttaacaaatgttttcttacaattcattttctttgcatttctTTAGGATTTAAAAGACCGTGAGAAGACAGGAAAGAGACTGTTACAATACACACGAACTTGTCGGCAGATGGCTTACGATTTAGGATTACTTAATGTTGTAGAAATGATTGATGTAAAAAATAACCAAATTCATAAATACTATAAAATCACACCTAGATATCCACGCATGCGCCGGCCGCCCGCCCCAACTCCGCTATGTTTAATGTACAGTGACGAAGAAGAGGACGAGGAAGAGGAGTTACTGGCCGGAGGGGACAGTGATTTATTATCGAATCTTTCACACGTAGAGGAATCTAGCGAAATAAAGACAGACAATCCCGACACGAAAGGATCGGACAAGAGAGTAGAACTCACTTTAGATAGAGTTGCTGAGCTTGAGGTCACAGATGATGAATGCGAGTTATTTTACCCACGAACTAATAGCTCGGAAATTAACAAAAACGAAAAAGTCGAAGAACGACCTGGTTTATTACGTCGGGGAACAAAGTCTTCAATGGGATTACAAGCACACAACGATCTCAAATACAAGCGTCGAGCACAGTCCAAAAGTGCAGACCTACAGGGAACTATCAATTCTGTGGGAAGTTACGCCTGGGAGAGTCGCAGATGGCACCACGCTAAAAGTGCTTCCGGTGAAAGAGACTCTGAAGAGAGCATCCCTTTTGTGGCTCGAATATCCTCAACGTTTCCACCACAGACTTCACCAATTCCTGCAAAGAAATTGACTTATTCTCGCCGAAGGCCCTTGTCTTCGCCGGCCTCGTTTTCGGCTGAGATACAGAAGATTTTGGGACAGAGTCGTTTGTTAAGAAAAGAGCCAACACTACCGTATATTAAACCTCCGGGTAAAAGTCCCAGAGCTCAATCAGCTAGTACAACCGTTACACCCTGGTGTCATAGTAACTCATCCGCAGTGTTGGAGCAtttatcaaacacaaaaataagCCGGAAAATTCAAAATCCAAGATTTACAGTTAACAGACAGATAAGTCTTCGAACCAATCGCTGAATGTTTTCTACTAGgattttagaaattaattttttactaAGAATGTTCAGAGTAGATGTGCCTCGTAGTTAAATGTAAAACACGTAACATGAAGCGAAACCCAAACATCGatgaaaaatgcaaatatttcacAAATCGAAGTTTAAAGAAAAGTGCCATCTTTTACATTCATATTCCTAATAGGATTTTCTTTTTCGTTTTTACTTGTGAAGGAGGCCGTAGGAATTCAGTTATATGAACGTTTGTACGCATTTATTATCCGTTTTCTTTTTAACCCAACTGTTATGACAGGTGCCAAACTGTTTTGTGATAGATAAACATGAcgaatgaaacaaaaaatcataatgaTGTACGTTATGTTATTATTTTGTtgtcttttgtaaattttaaatcattctgTTTAATGATAGGTTGTTGTTCAATGATAATATGATAAattcattgatttaaataaaaaatgtcttaATGGCAATATTAATTATGctatcttttaaattaaaaatcttcatataaagattaaaaaaaggcaagagatgtttgtgaaacacttatgcccacTCCCTTGGACATACATAATGGGCAGTATACATTAAAGGCAGTATACATGGAAATGAAATTAACATATTGAACCTTAAacatctgcgaagaaaatgaacggaaactgcaaataatgggatttttttttaattaaaaatgttcatataaagattaaaaaaaaacaagatatgtttgtgaaacacttatgcccatTTCCTTGGACATACATAATGGTCAGTATACTTCAAATAATGGGagttttttacattaaaaatgttcatataaagatttaaaaaaaacaagatgtttgtgaaacatttaTGCCTACTTCCTTGGACATACATAATGGGCAGTATACAGTATAGGTAGTATAAAGTCCATGGAGCATAACTCTGTGAAAAAATGCTCAATCGTACCCAAAACCGTATTTAACCTAAAAATGTGTATGCTAGCAATAAAACACTGTATTTGTTGTTTTGTCTCACCTGCAGTCTGATGATTACATGTAGACTGCCTACTTATTTATCAGCGTTTTCAATGTCTTAGTTTTGGACTCCAAAACTAATTTGagaatttcaaccaaacttggcataAATGAGTGAACCTGCCAGTCATTCAGTCCACTACATCTTAACTGCAACTGAGAGATATTGCATTGATAATAAAAACCATCTGTAGCGTGTTATAGGCCTTGCATTGTGGTGTTGTTTTTCTCTTTCAAAAAGTAGATCAATGACCTTCTTTTTAAGGAataatcattgatttttttttaaatttaagaaaaatccctaAATTTTTACgtatttgtgaaaataatacaaattgctaaaatctttttaaaataatatgcggtttatgaatggcagtggcTCTAAATAGAGTCAAAGCAAGTTTTCATGGACATTTTTCTTCTGAATATTCTAGTCAGaatttccttttttagtttttcaaatccctaatacccattttttttttattcaatttgacaGAAAATTGAATGATGTTAACGTTAactcttattattattaaaaatattaaacatattatatatatctttttttactGGGATCTACTAggataaaatttatattaggtcaatgatcaaaattttaggATATGTGtctttcatcatttttaagcatCTGTTGATATTTTTGAAGTGTGTGCAatacttaatattttaataaagaagtGGAATAAAATCAACAGAGAAAAATGCAACATTATGTTGACTAATAATTTAAGTCTAAACTTTTAATGTTATAGTACGGCCaacaatatatcaaataaaagacaaaatctgaagtccaaataaaattagtccaaatttcctctgttttgcttaAAGACTtatatcgaatgttatgtcactgataattcaattcattaatattttatgtgtttagaacaaatgtTACTCTTGATATAAAACTTTATAGAGAGCGCAGCTCGTCTGCGCACAGCGCCGGCTAGTGAAACAACTCTAAAAACCAGTAAACCAGTTTctcgcgggaaaaagaacgagatAAATCTACAGATTCATCAGGAATTTTTTTGGTCTGCATGCCATAATACTCTCTTATGTTTTTTCCCGTGGTGCAATACCAAAAATTACTGACAtataactcgtaatttacggtgccttgaggtttgaagacacgttttgagtactgCACGAGAGACTCAAGAGATTTCTTACATATTTCCATTCCGTCGTATTCAGTCGAGATACGTAAATGAATATAGGGGttaatgtatgacgtcacaatgatctcGCACTACATTTCCCGCGATTAATTTAAAGGGGGATCAAACAtcagatgtatatatatatatatatatatatatatatatatatatatatatatatatatatatatatatatatatatatatatatatatatatattaaaacaagatCAACACTTTCTGACATTCAGCCtattttgcatacatgtacagtgaGTAAATTAAAGGAAAGAATCAAAGATTGGTATCAAAGAGACAGGTTTGTCATTgtgaattaaatgaaataagaatGAAAAGCGAAATACCCAGTTTGATTTGATATTGTTAGAATAATAAAATGGAAAATACGAAATTCCACACCTATAAAATAGGTATGGGGGCATGGATACAACGTATGTATTTAGcatgcaaaaataaacaaataaaaataacccTATTTATGTACCGAAAAAAAGTCAGATAACGACCCGGTACGAAAACAATATTCATCTTTTACACATTttgatcaaattacattttacagaCTTATAATTTCTCTCTAAAAATAATGAGCGATTTTAGGGGGAAGCAAGTCTATGTTATGTATTTTgtacgatttttaaaaacttaatatttgacttcgactttgaccttttgtagttaAAAAATTGGTTTGGCAAAATATACTTTAGTATAGTTAACAAAATGATGTGTTTACTATTTATAAACCCTTTAAAATGCAAGCGCAAAcgttacctttttttttaaatgtttagtaACAGTTCCTGTAGTGATCCCCATTTATGAatctaatttcttaaatgtcTATGTATTTAAATAGCAATAGGTATGGCGAACGTATAAATGCTTTTGCCTAGTTTCGTTTTTGATTTAAAGCTTCGATGCAGATATTTGAGAATTTTCAAGGTAAGTTgaatagttgtttttttttctttacgtattcaaataaagtacatgtatgggATTGTGTCAATCCAAAAAGTTAATACCGATAATTATTAACTTTTTATATTACACTATAATAATAAAGTTAACTCTAAGAGCAACGGTTTGGTGCTTGCTTCGTTTGATAGTACTTGTTACAGAAATGCATTTAAGGATTTTGAAAGGTAAACTATTCACGAACATGTTATGTAGCCCTTTACTTTTTCACTCAAAGTTTTAATCATGGTTGAAATGTGAATAGAGTGGGATGTGTTCGTCTGGTAAATTCACTGCCACCTTTTACAGTCTAAAACTCTACAAATGCAACAGAAGATGGCTGTATTACGTTAGAAGCTATTCATTTTTACAGTTTGCCGAAAAGGAAAGTAAGTGCCGAAGATGTCCGCCATAAATTAAACTGGAAGGTCTAATGGGCAAAGTAGGGTAactcatgaaaaatataaatatatgaatatcaTTGCATAGggagaatcaaagtactgaagtactgacgggagttgattttatcgattataatttaatttaaaatcaacttattttgcatggcaattagtttctagtctgtagtattttaagatagatttcaaactttatataagtaatcgaagcaattctaaaaacatttatggatccaagcactattgatatcaaactctagtctcgttcaaccagacgctcggctatctccgttaatctccgacaaacaagagagcctctctgcaTAGAGAGAAAAAGTAATGTTTCAATAAAATTCggtcattaaaatatcatatttgaaTGTTCGATGATCCTATTTCAAGTATTCAAATAATCATGTCTGAACATAATTGTCCTCAAATGTTTAGAGGATATCGTCAAGATACTTATATGAGTGTAAAATTAATAAAGACCTTTAAAATTGATGACCCCTATAACACCTACACATCTAGAATGAGTTTTTGAGTAAATGATAAGTTTGTCtcaatttttaaagtattcatatttgataaaattaaatcataaaactaTTGTTTTGAAACCTTATTGTGCAATTATTGATTTCTGTTTGGTAATCATATGGCCAATATGTTTGTGAAAGATTGGCCACATCTAGAGTACCTTTTACTATAGCTAGACATTTTTGCTGCATATAGATCTATGTAAGCCTTGCAAATTGTTCAATTTCATGGATGtttgttgttacatgtattaggtaAAATTTAGTTTGCATATCTATACACCATAAAAATAATCCGGTACTGAGTACTTGATGCTTGAATTATCATAATGATCATATGgttgtttttcataaaaataatttttacagaATCTGCTGAGAAATGCAAGGTACGAGGAAGACCTTGAAATTACTAATCGTAGGGGATGGTGGTTGCGGTAAAACATGTCTCCTCAAAGTGTTTAGTAAAGGCACGTTCCCAGACGCCTATGATCTGCCCACCTTTGACAGCTATGAGGCCGACATTGAAATAGATGGAAATCAGGTCAGGCTTCTTGTGTTTTATCTGTTAAACAATTTCAACAGACAAAACCAACAATGAACCAGGAATCAGACGAAAAATAACTTGGATTTGCTTTGTTTCACTCTAAAAAGTACTCAATTAGAGTTCACCACCAAAAACTGCATACTTGGCTCTTGACGTGGCTAGATGTTTGTGGCTAGTTTTAAGCTATAGTATAATATTGGTATAAGctctttatagaaatataaataaagttaaCAATTTGGCAAATTTGTCGACCACCAGCCCATTTAAGGTCCTGGCGTGATTTACTGTGATTACATTTACATAGAGGTTGAGTAGACTATATGCagatttttaaaagttcttcACAGCCACTAGAACATGGGTTCAGCTTTAGGTTAGGTGTTTGTCGCTCTAAGGTGAGTCTCTATATCTCTATATCTCAGCATGGTCTGTAATTTTGGTTTTTTCATTCCTTAGATTATCAATGCACTGTTAACTCAGCTTCTCACGTTCCTCTAATCATGCCTAAGGGTCTAACGTGTTTTCTAAATATCGCATAATATGATCAAAAGGTTATTTACTACGTTATCTTGTGTTTGAAATCCCCACTCATCACAGTTTTTGacgattgtttttttttgtgacCAGTCATTAAGTAGAACTTTGCAACagtgaatgtttataaatatttgatttttttttcttgctaaCATTTAATTATCGTTTAACACTCTCATAATTATCACCCTGCATGTTTCGTTTTGCACATCTCATAACTATCACCCTGCATGTTTCGTTTTGCACATTTCAATTAGTGTTTGCTATGTAAGTTCCAGTTACAAAGGGCAAAGGTGGTACAGGTCGGTTTTACTAAATGGTTAGACAAAAAGAcctcaagaaatatttttataaccaACGCCATGAGTCAGGGTTTACGCATACTCGTCTATTTCATGCAAATGCCGAATCACATACATCTGAGCAGGTGAGGCAAAAGTTTAAGTGGGAGAAGGTCACCCTCTTGCCATAACCATCATACTCTCCAGATCTAGCACAATGcgatgttttatttgtttttccaaAACTTAGAAAGATCTGCTTTGGTTATCCTTTCAAGTCCTGACAAGCCCTTGACTTAACTATCAGTCAGTGCTTCAGAAGTCTACTGAAATCAGCGTACCGTAAAGAATATATCAGACCTGGATTGAAATGATGTATTCCAAACCGCGGAGAATACTTTGAAGTGAACATCTCGcgaatttaaaattttgcttttaatttttggattgatgtttactaaaggaaacgATGATACAgtttcggcattcgcgatttttagacggggtcacgtgaccccttctattggtttactgtcagccaaagtctcaaaccggaagacacaagtagaacacatgaattgagtctacgcgtaagaaaatagtgcagaaagttttcatgcatttcagtgaatatgtattataaaaacacgcattacatctttttaagtcctctgtgtataaacaaaattctatttagaaaataaacaaactttattgatcaaaatattcttgttcgggttcaaatgtggaatgagttacgtaactgaatgcacagcgccgttgacgattcagttggtgtacgagctcattaatcaatagaagaatttgttgatggtggaatcgaaattccCAAACGccatgtgccatttttgaaaagttgtgaattttattttgaccaTCTTTCACTTTAATAccaccaaacttcatgcgcaagccaaagttaaaatcgggacgggttatacacagatgttttacaaattaaataggtgtttctttggcttccagtctacttgcggtatgactgctgttcgtctctaaaggaattttgtacaaagaaaataaaagcaagtctgaatttgccttctcgttcgttggctcttaaattgattaaactgaatttaaattttaaacaatgcattgtaagcaaaatctataatagattatacattttggaagacttatacatcatatcatatatacaatcttatagATTGAAGAATCAAGTTAAATgtaaatgttcatgttttccggcttagttggaatcaggcttggggtgaattacattgtaaaatttacattacattacattagttttagagttttcggggttttcattaaacttttattacggataccgtccgacttgtggattttcccttggatcacaaaattgaataaatctaatgattaaaattatcgactttgatatagttgtttgattttcccggttagtattaatttttaaaaatttcccttggggtcttattttacataatataccgttgtgtcaattttctacaattatgaaggccaggattgagtaaaatttagacaaaatatcaaacaattgcaaaaaagccgaattaacatagattgtaacaactaattcaaactcatagattttggaagcatattcgaggaaatccaagACACTTTCAAGACTctgtctttcagtactctcagtactttgattattctTGTGATTTAATGCAAAACGGTTAAATCGTGGAATTGAGTATTCgcaaaaaataaggaatctacagtaattatgcctttatttgattaaaattgctTAAAAAGCTTACCTTAGTCCCTCTATTCTTTATGTTTTCAACGGGTTTATAAATTATGGAATATGATTTGTCTTTACTAATTTTGACCCATGCGTGCATGGGTTGACatagcatatgatatcggacatttacgaaatagatacatcgacacacgtACCGTactatatataccggtatattgttgatatttgcataaccaagctttaagcctacaatgatgctattaatttcactacactgctgagttggaataatgTAACTGTGTCTTGggaaaggccttcaccacagttaaaatgcctcccatatacccgtaatgtagcagaaaattgcagaatcggtCCAAACGATTTTGtaggaaattaataaagttgcattgaaaataacagtcaaattcttcgtaacaaaccattttgaagttgtaaatacctttctttgaaaagtttaattctataattggagaattcaacatttcttcgacaacgttttttacacaccatgttgccATTttaaactctcgggatttttttttatagtaaatgcactgtgttagagttatcgcccgtattttctttgatgaacagaaaaagaaattccaATGAAAAGttacacgcatttgttttatcgtctctgagtttatccacgcaaatgtgatattgtggaaacataaaattaatagcctctcgtgatttagcgtgaatgtaaagcgcttgcgcaagattgtaaaatccaaaaaaatcagatgatttccggaattttttgaggaattttcgtcgATTAtgaattagcgaagcttgattgagaacacacaaaaataaaattggtaatcttcaagtaccaatgatgtttataatttataaaacaaaagacagtacgcTTTCGATTAATCGGTATTAAAAAATTCGAATCTATTCAAtcaatatagtagtatagattaaaAGTATTACctgcatgtacatttattctatttgtaaaaaaaaaattaaaactgatgATTAATAAAAAAGAGACCTGTTGTTTCAAAATACAGCCAGTGTTAATAACATTTTGTCTTTTGAGTTGCAGATTAGGTTAGCATTATGGGATACAGCGGGGCAGGAGGACTTCGATAGACTTCGCCATATCTCCTATCCAAACACAGACGTCATACTGATGTGCTTCTCTGTAGAAAGCCGCGTCAGTTTTGAAAATGTTCTATCGAAATGGACACCAGAAGTCAAACGTTTCTGCTCTAAAGTTCCAATTATTCTAGTAGGCAACAAAAAAGACATTAGAGATGACCTGGGTACATTAAAAGAGATAAAAGGAAACATTAAAGAACCTGTCAATTCCAAAGAGGGCCAGGCGATGGCCGATCAAATCCACGCTTTCGCCTACCTCGAGTGCTCAGCTCAAACAAAGGAGGGAGTGATGGAGGTGTTCCAAACAGCCACTGGGGCAGCCCTGCAGGTCAGAAAGAAAACggaaaaagaaaagaaggaCAGGAAGTGTTTATTGCTATAAGAGTAAAGAATATTGGTTCTTATATCTTTTTTACGATCCGTTATGTTTTTGTGATCTGAGTCTTGATAGTTTAGTGATATTAGGGTTCGAAGCAAAAATTACCTTGTCAATTTTGTCTTAGGAGATTTACTTGACAGCaaaatttttcttaaagttGATATGTATGACCTGAAAAACCGTAAATACGATGTATTGTATCAACTTTGTGTTACTTATTCTTTAATTAGAAAAAAGATGAAACTGAGTTGTTTAATGCTGAAAAAATATACGCGGTcaactaaaattacaaatacatgaaaatgtaagaaaagtttaaagtaaaatattatgaaaCCGATTTATTAGGGTCCTGATCTGCGGGCGACCTATTGTGATCTGTCTGCCTGTCTGTTCATCCGTCTTTCCGTCTGTCTGCCCATCCGCGATCACATCTCCGGGGCATACCTTCTCTTCCCTTGATCCAATCTGGCCCATACGTTACCCACAGAGGATGTTGGCCAATGTCAGAGCAACATCATCTGATATGTTTTCCATTACTGAATACGTTACTTGCTTGAActttaaataaatctttaaggAAGATGTTTATTTAGCAATCagctttgaaaattaaaaagttcaacaaaatgttagtttaattttattttgaaatcaaaacagGTATAATGCTCCATGAAAATCGGACAACTTCGATTTTCCTAGATGACACAGCCAGAAATCATACTTTACTCTTAAGGATCAAAACATTGTGTGACTTTGGTACTTTGTGATTTGTTGTGAATGCATTATAAGTAAAGACTGGGTATTCTCTAGGCTTATTCCTTTTGAGTTCTCAGCAGCAGCTCAAGCAACGAGAGTTCTGAGACTTTTTCAGCATGGTATGTTAGTTTTTATTCCTTGGGGAATCAATTTTCTGTAAATTCAGCTTCTCACTCATCTCTAACCATGAGTGCAATTCCCAACTTATGACGGTTATCAGTCATTAAGTAAAACTTTGCACCAAAGgtttttgatatttgatttttttttctttgataacaTTTAACATCAAGTTTAATACATTATCATAATGATACAAttagttgttttattttatggtAAAAAAGAACAATTCTTGCCTAATTTCATACAACTATTGCAAATAAAAACTGCTATTTCACTTCACATATTACAACAACATTAATATCATAGCATTTTTCTTATAACCCATTGACCTTAAAACTACACTCAGGCCTGCTTGGACAAATGACGTttttattttctcatttttgtttttctgcAAGTTTCAATTCATGTTCGCTGTGTaaagtttgtttatttgttttgtttatttgttccACCTCATTTCCTTTTTACATTGTAATACTCTACAGTCACTATGAATTTTTGTGGTTgaaactagctgcaggtctgtagctcctggtctaaaatcaaagtactgaagtactgatgggagttgattttatcgattattatttatcttaaaaatcaacgatatgtaattttgcatgcatggcaagtaaattcctataagtatttgaattatgcacattttttataataggAATTCTCCTAAAGGAAATTCGTGAAAatccaatatcaatcatgttgtgtaatattcaaagaataagTCCATCAAATTGCGTATCAGTAATCGCAATggttatgagaaattgtatggatcaaagcaaaattgaactctagtcccgttcaaccagactctcagctgtatccgttatctccgacaagcaagagagactctccgcttgtcgaagatttacggagacagccgagcgtctggttgaacgagactacatgtatattgaactctggcgtaggattacataaaatgtacgacttcaaaaaatttctaaattgttcgtaccatttaaaatctgactatttacaaggtatctataaattagtttccttgaaaaacaatgcttaagaactcattacatcgaatttattgattagaactaaatgttgtcagcggtgttgatttgtgctcaggtccaaacactgtttcactttcgatttgcctgcgtaactgcataggagagttgattaaaa
This genomic window from Crassostrea angulata isolate pt1a10 chromosome 8, ASM2561291v2, whole genome shotgun sequence contains:
- the LOC128159456 gene encoding uncharacterized protein LOC128159456, with the translated sequence MASSDEEIEELIEDVSVVSGDDDASVAEEIDVEGAFEGDVENSDDESIVGTKKKKLMPHTQTVDRSIESEEEDVIENQKTSRRNSKRKGPEKTEDNRKTEDDHEDKQNGEEGLTLPDINKGVEPSPGSQVRIIIEHCETPTIDDEEDVSTKELRKASEQPKLKWHERYALQKHKKWRWPKKKRELMEGEDGEEIHKENEDERVVRDDEAKFNGEEETKHKEEEEDEITEMTEEEKEDMYNAVRNGEYILLQDLLDKKNADINMLWYRENLLMVAMRAQQMEMVEFLIDNGVDYNYETTLIDLKDREKTGKRLLQYTRTCRQMAYDLGLLNVVEMIDVKNNQIHKYYKITPRYPRMRRPPAPTPLCLMYSDEEEDEEEELLAGGDSDLLSNLSHVEESSEIKTDNPDTKGSDKRVELTLDRVAELEVTDDECELFYPRTNSSEINKNEKVEERPGLLRRGTKSSMGLQAHNDLKYKRRAQSKSADLQGTINSVGSYAWESRRWHHAKSASGERDSEESIPFVARISSTFPPQTSPIPAKKLTYSRRRPLSSPASFSAEIQKILGQSRLLRKEPTLPYIKPPGKSPRAQSASTTVTPWCHSNSSAVLEHLSNTKISRKIQNPRFTVNRQISLRTNR
- the LOC128159506 gene encoding ras-like GTP-binding protein Rho1 isoform X1, which produces MQGTRKTLKLLIVGDGGCGKTCLLKVFSKGTFPDAYDLPTFDSYEADIEIDGNQIRLALWDTAGQEDFDRLRHISYPNTDVILMCFSVESRVSFENVLSKWTPEVKRFCSKVPIILVGNKKDIRDDLGTLKEIKGNIKEPVNSKEGQAMADQIHAFAYLECSAQTKEGVMEVFQTATGAALQVRKKTEKEKKDRKCLLL
- the LOC128159506 gene encoding ras-like GTP-binding protein Rho1 isoform X2 encodes the protein MQIFKSSSQPLEHGFSFRLGVCRSKIRLALWDTAGQEDFDRLRHISYPNTDVILMCFSVESRVSFENVLSKWTPEVKRFCSKVPIILVGNKKDIRDDLGTLKEIKGNIKEPVNSKEGQAMADQIHAFAYLECSAQTKEGVMEVFQTATGAALQVRKKTEKEKKDRKCLLL